One region of Kazachstania africana CBS 2517 chromosome 3, complete genome genomic DNA includes:
- the DIA4 gene encoding putative serine--tRNA ligase DIA4 (similar to Saccharomyces cerevisiae DIA4 (YHR011W); ancestral locus Anc_5.598), with protein MLNAKRQLTFYRALSAGVKHYSFLKKPQLDVKFIIANLDKFEESIKKRELIQAPHLLNKLHELPLFYDRLRQIKQQINDIQKVRNQLESEVKNDKNRLPTLLQEIQKLKAQHKEKSEQLTRVSTEIAEITTSLPNILHPSVPATTPQIVQWLNRQQSSFLRNSESHVDIMTRKGMLDLQKAANTSGTSSYYLMNDGARLEQALINYCIDVVTKHGFAYVIPPSLTRLETIDSCGFRPRDMNGEKQIYSVGNEFGLVATSEITLAAFYANESITFKKNEYVKKIAGLSRCYRAEAGARGKDTKGLYRVHEFSKLEMFCWSIPDYADDVLELLKDIQIEIIQSLGLYAKVINMPANDLGNPASKKYDIEVWMPGRGQFGEVSSASNCTDFQSRRLNTKFRNEEKNYSYVYTLNGTAVAIPRIIIAIIENFYDANSGKIHIPSCLRKYMADREYI; from the coding sequence atgTTAAACGCTAAGCGTCAATTAACATTCTATCGTGCTTTATCAGCCGGTGTGAAACATTATTCATTCCTTAAGAAGCCTCAACTGGatgtcaaatttattatagCGAACTTGGATAAATTTGAGGAGTCGATAAAGAAAAGGGAGTTGATACAAGCTCCAcatttattaaataaattacACGAGTTACCATTATTCTATGACAGGTTGAGACAGATAAAACAACAAATTAACGATATTCAAAAGGTTAGAAATCAACTTGAATCTGAAGTCAAAAATGATAAGAATAGACTCCCGACGCTTTTGCAGGAGAttcagaaattgaaagCACAACATAAAGAAAAGTCAGAACAATTAACAAGAGTATCTACTGAAATAGCTGAAATTACCACTTCTCTCCCGAATATTCTACATCCAAGTGTTCCTGCGACAACACCACAAATTGTGCAATGGCTAAATAGACAGCAGTCCTCATTTTTACGAAACTCAGAATCTCATGTCGATATAATGACCAGAAAAGGTATGTTGGACTTACAAAAGGCTGCTAATACCAGTGGAACATCGtcatattatttgatgaaCGATGGTGCTAGACTAGAACAAGCCTTGATTAACTACTGCATCGATGTTGTCACTAAACATGGGTTTGCTTATGTGATTCCCCCCTCATTGACTAGGTTGGAAACAATTGACTCGTGTGGATTTAGACCCAGAGATATGAATGGAGAGAAACAGATCTACAGTGTAGGAAATGAATTCGGATTGGTCGCAACATCAGAGATAACGTTAGCGGCATTTTATGCTAATGAGAGCATCActtttaagaaaaatgagTATGTGAAAAAGATAGCTGGCTTGAGTAGGTGTTACAGGGCAGAGGCTGGTGCTAGGGGGAAAGACACTAAGGGACTGTATAGGGTTCATGAATTCTCAAAGCTGGAGATGTTTTGTTGGTCAATACCTGATTATGCAGACGACGTGCTGgagttattgaaagatattcAAATAGAGATCATTCAATCACTGGGCTTGTATGCTAAGGTGATCAATATGCCAGCCAATGATCTGGGAAACCCAGCAtctaaaaaatatgatattGAAGTTTGGATGCCAGGAAGAGGTCAATTTGGTGAAGTAAGTAGTGCGTCAAACTGCACAGATTTTCAAAGCAGAAGATTGAATACTAAATTcagaaatgaagaaaagaattattcTTATGTTTATACTTTGAATGGCACGGCGGTAGCTATTCcaagaattattattgcGATTATAGAAAACTTCTACGACGCAAATTCTGGTAAAATACACATTCCAAGCTGTTTGAGAAAGTATATGGCGGATAGAGAATATATCTGA
- the VPS29 gene encoding retromer subunit VPS29 (similar to Saccharomyces cerevisiae VPS29 (YHR012W); ancestral locus Anc_5.599) translates to MLLLALGDAHIPDRAIDIPLKFKKLLSIPDKIAHVAILGNSTRSSEFLDFARLVSSNITIVRGELDNATIRDVTDEGSKAEVTLPVNAIIKQGQFKIGCCSGYNVVPKNDPLALLALARQLDVDILLWGGTHNVEAYTLEDKFFVNPGSCTGALTTDWPVTSTLAQPSSDKASLKETEKLGKEKEDPQPDTSDKDMEESEEKSTKTGQEEERELEEEDIEISEFDLTGSNVPSFCLLDIQGNTCTLYIYMYIDNEVKVDKVVYEK, encoded by the exons ATGCTGTTATTAGCTTTAGGTGATGCACATATACCAGATAGAGCAATT GATATTCCActaaaattcaaaaaactACTAAGTATACCTGACAAGATTGCACATGTTGCTATACTTGGGAATAGCACACGATCTTCAGAATTTCTCGATTTTGCAAGGCTAGTTTCAAGTAATATCACCATTGTACGTGGCGAACTGGATAATGCTACCATACGAGATGTGACCGACGAAGGCAGTAAAGCAGAAGTAACACTACCTGTCAATGCAATAATAAAACAAGGACAGTTCAAAATTGGTTGCTGTAGTGGGTATAATGTAGTACCGAAGAACGATCCGCTTGCCCTTCTAGCACTAGCACGTCAATTAGATGTCGATATATTGCTATGGGGAGGCACCCATAATGTGGAGGCTTATACACTAGAAGATAAGTTTTTTGTTAATCCTGGTAGTTGTACAGGTGCTTTAACAACAGATTGGCCAGTCACTTCCACTTTAGCTCAGCCATCTTCAGACAAGGCTTCTTTAAAGGAAACTGAAAAACTAGGCAAGGAGAAAGAAGATCCACAACCTGACACATCTGATAAAGACATGGAGGAAAGTGAGGAAAAATCAACAAAAACAGGACAGGAAGAAGAGAGAGAACTTGAGGAAGAAGACATAGAAATTTcagaatttgatttgaCCGGATCTAATGTTCCAAGTTTCTGTCTGTTGGATATACAAGGCAATACATGTACGCTGTACATCTACATGTAcattgataatgaagtcAAAGTCGATAAAGTGGTATACGAAAAGTGA
- the ARD1 gene encoding peptide alpha-N-acetyltransferase complex A subunit ARD1 (similar to Saccharomyces cerevisiae ARD1 (YHR013C); ancestral locus Anc_5.600), producing MPVTIRRATIDDIICMQNANLHNLPENYMMKYYMYHILSWPEASFVATTTDCDMEDEAGSLTLENQSGSSIKLDPTYVNPGERLVGYVLAKMNDDPDQASEPPNGHITSLSVMRTYRRMGIAEKLMRQALFALREVYNAEYVSLHVRQSNRAALHLYRDALEFGVLKIESSYYQDGEDAYAMKKILDLDELKISNFVHGKKVQNGPKDDLESDLLEGLINEGLTNITV from the coding sequence ATGCCAGTTACTATCAGAAGGGCGACTATAGATGACATAATCTGTATGCAAAATGCCAATTTGCACAATTTACctgaaaattatatgatGAAGTATTATATGTATCACATTTTATCATGGCCTGAAGCATCGTTCGTTGCTACTACCACAGATTGTGACATGGAAGATGAAGCTGGTTCTTTGACTTTGGAAAATCAGAGTGGCAGTAGTATCAAACTTGATCCAACATATGTGAACCCGGGAGAAAGATTAGTAGGGTACGTTTTGGCTAAAATGAACGATGATCCAGATCAAGCAAGCGAACCACCAAATGGCCACATCACCTCACTTAGTGTGATGAGAACATATAGAAGGATGGGTATTGCAGAAAAGTTGATGAGGCAAGCTCTTTTTGCTTTAAGAGAGGTTTACAACGCTGAATATGTTTCGTTACATGTTAGACAAAGTAATAGAGCTGCTTTACACCTGTACAGGGACGCTTTAGAATTTGGAGTCTTGAAAATCGAAAGCAGCTATTATCAAGATGGAGAAGATGCCTATGctatgaagaaaattttagatttagatgaattgaaaataagCAATTTCGTTCATGGTAAGAAAGTACAGAATGGACCCAAAGACGATTTGGAAAGTGATCTTTTAGAAGGTTTGATTAACGAAGGTTTGACTAATATCACAGTTTGA
- the SPO13 gene encoding Spo13p (similar to Saccharomyces cerevisiae SPO13 (YHR014W); ancestral locus Anc_5.602): MSEKYSKERNVSKPLRDKITNINHSPNKPSVNMRKREKSREEFRGSRKLSKTSHNELREGATKFLDGVSDSESDHNRKRKIVGDDAFTTPSKRVKKVCDPGNKSLKFDDFDQPPDSTSTPVLSNNVTLDSELRRGICNSHNDMLHQQQSYMITNQNSHICSQIYTSVLVPCIPFPYPYQSHQNVDAESLSKFSTGSDPFNFANDSPLLNKGPRKQPKIMPMFQLNQPNSPPQLPVYYPFYGSQPMQRYATIPLALTNNAGHAEEIAQHENTDTLSYKSSGGNATYQYSKNSKD, encoded by the coding sequence ATGTCTGAGAAGTATTCGAAGGAGCGTAACGTTTCAAAACCGTTGCGTGACAAGATTACAAATATTAATCATTCACCAAATAAGCCATCAGTAAATATGAGAAAGCGGGAAAAAAGTAGAGAGGAGTTTCGAGGTTCTCGTAAGTTATCCAAGACAAGTCATAACGAACTGAGAGAAGGCGCTACAAAATTTCTCGATGGTGTCAGTGATTCTGAAAGCGATCATAAtaggaaaaggaaaattgTTGGTGATGACGCGTTCACTACACCAAGTAAAAGAGTTAAAAAGGTGTGTGATCCGGGaaataaatcattaaaatttgatgactTCGACCAGCCTCCAGATTCCACGTCAACACCTGTGCTTTCGAATAATGTCACGTTAGATAGTGAGTTACGAAGGGGTATCTGTAATTCCCACAATGATATGTTGCATCAACAGCAAAGTTATATGATAACTAACCAAAACTCCCATATATGCAGTCAAATTTATACATCAGTTTTGGTCCCTTGTATTCCATTTCCATATCCCTATCAAAGTCACCAAAATGTTGATGCTGAGTCtctttcaaagttttcaaCTGGTTCTGATCCATTTAATTTTGCAAATGATTCTCCACTATTGAATAAAGGCCCAAGAAAACAACCAAAAATTATGCCAATGtttcaattaaatcaaCCAAACTCTCCACCTCAATTACCCGTATATTATCCATTTTATGGTTCACAGCCGATGCAACGGTATGCGACCATCCCTCTAGCATTGACAAACAATGCTGGGCATGCTGAAGAAATTGCACAACATGAAAATACAGATACCCTTTCCTATAAATCCAGTGGAGGTAACGCCACCTATCAATATAGTAAAAATTCGAAAGATTGA